TCAAGACTCCCCCCAACAAAGCCAGCGTTCCGTAGTTCATATTGAAAAACGAACCTTTGGAGGCGGGAGTAGAACGCGACGAGGGACGCTCGTAAGCGCGATCGCGATCGTAATCGGTATCGTAAGAACGGTCGTAGGATGCGGGAGGTCTTCGTTTCATCGGGTCTAGTAACGATCTCTTTCTTTTAGTATGCCTTCAGATTGCAAAATCGGTAGCAACTTCCGCCGCGATCGCGCTACTCTAATTTCGAGGGAGCCAGCCAAACGCCCAAAAAAATCTCTCTCCCGACGGCGTAAATTAACGTTCGACCCTATCTAAAATTAAAGAATCTGGGAGATTTCCCCTCCAAGTCCCCCAACGCTGTCTATCGTATTTCTTGTATAGCTTTTTAAAGATCGTTGCCCGCCATGCCTGTTCTCCCTACGTTTTCTCCCGACTCCACCCACCTTGCAACCGCCGATAAACCCCTCATTATTGCCGGACGTACTTTTCGCTCGCGCCTGATGACAGGAACGGGCAAATATGCCAATATCGACCTGATGCAGCAAAGTATAGCGGCGAGCGGCTGCGAAATCGTTACCGTCGCCGTGCGTCGCGTCCAAACCAAAGCACCAGGACACGAAGGGCTTGCCGAAGCCTTAGATTGGACAAAGATTTGGATGCTTCCCAATACCGCCGGTTGCCAAACCGCAGAAGAAGCGGTTCGCGTCGCCCGTTTGGGGAGAGAAATGGCAAAACTCCTCGGCCAGGAAGAGAACAATTTTGTCAAATTAGAAGTTATTCCCGATCCTAAATATTTACTCCCCGATCCCATCGGCACTTTGGAAGCCGCAGAACAGTTAGTTAAAGAAGGATTTGCCGTTCTGCCCTATATCAATGCCGATCCGCTGCTTGCCAAGCGATTGGAGGAAGCGGGCTGCGTAACGGTAATGCCTCTTGGTTCTCCGATTGGTTCGGGACAGGGCATCAAAAACGCCGCCAACATCCAGATTATCGTCGAAGAAGCTCGGGTTCCGGTAGTCGTCGATGCGGGGATCGGTACGCCGAGCGAAGCCGCAGAAGCGATGGAAATGGGCGCAGACGCGCTACTGATTAATAGCGCGATCGCGCTCGCCCACAACCCGATCGCAATGGCAAAAGCAATGGGCTTAGCCGCAGAAGCAGGGCGCTTAGCCTACCTCTCCGGACGCATCCCCGTTAAGACTTACGCCAGTGCAAGTTCTCCTTTGACCGGAAGGGTGAGTAAGGAATTATGAGTTATGAGTTATGAATGATGAAGGGTGAATAATGAATGATGAGTGGGGGAATTACGAATTACGAATTACGAATTACGAACTACGAACTACGAAAGTAAAGCCGGGATTTCTGGGTAATTTGTATCGGGTAGGAGTTAAGAGTCGGAAGCAGCGGGCAGTTCTAGCAACGGATCGCTGACAATCGCGTCCTTCATCTCGGTCTCACTCAAATAAGCATCCATTAACACCGCACCCTTCAATTCAGCACCTCGCAAATCCGCACCCTTTAAGTTCGCCCCTCGTAAATTAACCCGAAATAAAATAGACTCGCTTAAGTCAGCGTCCGTAAGGTTTGCCGCCTCCAAATTCACATGAACCAATTCTGACTTTCTCAAATTTGCCCCATCGAGATTCGCACCCTGCAAATTCGCCTTAGTTAAATCCGCATCGCGCAAATCCGCGAAGCTCAAATCCGCTTGTAAAAGATTAGCCCCCGTCAGGTCTGCCCCTCGCAAATCCACCCCTTTCAACACCGCCCCCGTCAGGTCGGCGCGGCTGAGATCCGCATTGCGCAAGTCTGCCGCACTTAAATTGCAATCCTGCAACTTCGCTTCAGTAAAGTCGGTATTCCTCAAATCACTCTGCTCGCAATTCGCTTCGTTCAGTAGCGCGCGCCGTAAATTTGCCGCACTCAAATCGCCGCCGCTAAAATCCACCTCACTTAAATTAGCGCGACTGAGGTTCGCACCGTGGAGATCCACCCCAGCTAAATCGCAACTGCTCAAATTCACTCCCGCAAGGCTTGCTTCCGCAGCAATCAAGTAGGCTCCGGCTAACTGAGGATTGAAGTTTTCAGGGAAGCGCGTTTTACGGCTATAAGTTGCGGTTTCAAAAATCGCATCGGCGATATTAGCGTCGGCGAGGTTAGCATCGGTGAGGTTGGTTCGGGTGAGGTTGGCTCGTTCTAAGTTCGTCCCGCTTAAGAGCGTGCGGCTGAGATTGGCTTCCCGCAAATCGGCATTTCTTAAATCGGCGTTGCTGAGGTTCGCCCCCTTGAGATTGAAACCGCGCAATGAAGCACGCGGCGCGAGCAGGCAGGCTCCCCATTTCGTCAAATCCAGCCCTTCGTCAAACAGAGTCCGATGGCTGTAGAGCATTTTGACTAAGGTTGCCCCTTCGAGGAGCGCGCCCCGGAGGTCTGCCCCGCTGAGATTCGCGCGCGACAAATTCGCTCGCGACAGGTTCGCCCCAACGAGATTGGTTTCAATGAGTGTGGCTTCTTGGAGGTCGGCTTCGGTGAGTTCTGCACCTACCAGTCGGCTCGCACTCAGATCGCTGCCTCGCAAGTTCGTCTTGCTTAGATTTGCGAGGTTGAGAAAAGCTTTGGCTATCAGCGCCGCTTGTAAGTTCGCCGAACTAAAGTCAGCCTCGATCGCTTCGGCGTATAAGAGAACGGCATTCTGAAGATTTGCGCCTTGAAGATCGACGTTTCGGAGATTGGCCCCTTTTAGCTCGGCTCCGGCTAAGTTCGCGCCTCGGAGACTTTGATTGCTGAAGTCTAAACGGTTGAATAAGTCGCCAGCGTTCATTCGGATTCGAGGATTACTTGTGCGAGGACTGCGGAACTTCAAAGCATTATGGCATCCAATGCCGAGTGCGTCAAAAGGTGACGGGGAGACGGGGTGAATAATTGACAATAGATAATTAATAATGGACAACGTTCGTACAAATTAATTGCTCCCTTGAGGCGAAGCCTCTTTTTCTGCACATCCACCTCTTCAATTTTGACAGGTTTAAGCCCCGTATGTTCTCAGTAGAGTTGCTCGTGCAATCTCTAATTTTAATTGAACAAAAGAATAACGGCTTGCACAATACCGACGATAAACCCTAAAATTCCGCCTAAATTAACAATGGCTTGGAGTTCGCTCTTAACAATGCCTTGAATAGCGTTCTCTAGGTCTTCGGGAGAAGTTGCTATAACTCTTTCGGTAATGACGGTATCGAGGGACAGGATGGGAATGACTCGAGCGACGAGATTTTCAAGTTCTTGTTCGAGGTAGCGCTCGAGGACGAGGGAAAGTTCTTCGCTGGCAATTTCTAGGGAATTTGAGAGGGCGGCGGAGTTACGCAGGCGACCGACTAAAATGGCAGCGATTTTATCCCAATCGACGGATTGACCGACTTCTTGCAAGACGCGAGCGCCGCTTTCTTTGAGGTAGTTGCGCGCGGTGTCGCGAATGGTTTGGCGAAGTTGGCGAACGGTAGAAACGGGGAGGTTTTGCAAGGAGAGGCTTTGCAACCAAAGTCGCAAGCGATCGCGGATTTCTAATAATAAAATTAGCTCTTGCAGGCGAGCATTGCTCACTTCTTTTTCGTCTAAACAAAAGCTACGCAAGCGGGTTAAGGTGTTGCGCAAGCCAAAGAGATTGGCGACAACCCAGTAAGTACCGCTGCTTTTTTCGCGAAACCCTTCGTCGATAATTTGAATATTGCGATCGGTGAGAAAATCGATGATGGCTTGGCGCAGTTTGTCCGGCGGCAGGACGACTTCGAGCAGCCAATCGGAGAGTTTGCGGGCTTGCAAGTCGGTGAGTTGAAAATCGAGCAAGACGCGATCGAAAACTTGGTCGATTTGCGCTTCGAGAAAGTTTTCTTGCCGCGCCCAAACTTTGAGGAGGCGCGGCAAAGATTCTGCAAAAAGGTCTCGTAAAATTTCGGCGAGGATTTTTGCAGTTCGCTGCTGCTTCTCGCCTTCCAACTGAGCGATCGCGAGTTGCAGGAGCCACAAAAGCGCGCCCCGTACTCGTTCCGGCTGCAACAACCGTCGCGTCAATTTTTGCAGTTCTCCCGGCGTAAGCAGGGAACCCATAATCGTATCGGAAATACGTTTGGCAAGGCGGTTTTGATTGCGGGGAATCAATCCCGGCGTGAAGGGAAGCTGGCGTTTGCCAAAATAAACCGCTTTGTACGGTCGAAAAAGCATTTTAATGGCGATATCGTTGGTGAAATAACCAATGATTGCGCCAGCGAGGGGAGGAACGGCAATGAGCCAGAGGGTAGACCAGTCCAAGGTTTTCAGTTGACAGGGGGCGAGGGCGACAGGGCTAAAGGGGTTACTGCCCCTTATCAAAAAGTTAGCACTTGAGAAGGTCTTGCTGCTACAAGGAAACTTTGAGTTCTATCGTCAATGGGAAGGGGAGGGAGCCTGAAAGGCTTATTCTTTCGTGGCAAGGCTCAAAATTTAGCTTTTTAATTTGCGGTCAATTTTCACTTTTTTCCAACACTAAAACCCCCATCATCCCACCGGCAATCGGGTAGTGTGTAGCGCGGGCGAATCCGACCGTCCGGGCGAGCTTTTCTTGCTCGCTGCCTTTAACAAAACGGTCTAAACTCGGAGCGATATAAGCGTATTCTTCCCGGAGTTGGTAGCGTTGGGCGGTAGGAACGACGACGCTATCGAGATACCACTGTTGGAAGGTTTGCAGGACGGGATTTTCGGGGTGGTGAAAGTCGAGAATGGCAGCGCGCGCGCCGGGATTGAGGACGCGGTGCAGTTCGCTCAGACAGCGAGGAATATCGACAACGTTGCGCAGCCCGTAGCCCATCGTCGCGCAGTCGAAGCTGTTGCTGTCAAAGGGAAGGCTCAAGACATCGCTTTCTACCCATTCGACGGGAGGGGTGGGGAAGCATCGGGCGGCGTTTTGGCGCGCGATCGCGAGTTGTTGGGCGGAAAAGTCTACACCGATGACTTTCCCGGTTTTACCGACTCGTCGCGCTAGGAGGAGGGCAAGATCGCCGCTACCGCAGCATAAATCTAGCCCGCGATCTCCCGGTTGCGGTTCCGCCCAGTTCGCAGCCATCTGCTTCCAAATGCGGTGCAATCCCCAACTTAATTCCTGATTGAGGCGATCGTAAACGGGCGCGATGCGGTTAAAGAGTGCTTGAATGTCTTCGGATTGAGGAGAAACGTTAGCCGTCAAGAGTTGTTAAAGTTTTGAATGGATAATTTATATCGAGGTATCAGCGCGAGCGGGCTAAGGCAAGCGTTAAGCCGAGTTGCCGCGCACACAGACCCATTAATTTTAAATCGTTTTGTTCGATTTCCGTCGGCTGCTGCCATTGCAGGGACAGCAAGGCTAACAGTTGATTTTGGAAGCAGATGGGAAAGAGGAGATGGGCGTGTAAATTTGCCGCTTGGTACGCCTCTGCTGCACCCTCGGGTATGGGAGTCGCACTGGAGTTCATCCACATTTGGGCTTCGGAGGTGGCGATCGCGATTTTGGCCAGAGGATCGCTCTCGAGCGCCACAGGCGGCGTTTCTGCCACCGCGTAAATCCCTTTCGCTCCCGTTGGCGCTTCTTCTTCGAGAAGTTGCAGGACGCAACCATCCGCCCCAAATCGCTTACCCGCAGCTACGGCTAGCGGTTCTAAACAAGCTTCAAGGGTATCGTAGGTTTGGGCGATCTCTAAGATGGCGGTGGTTAAATCTGTCTGTTGGTTTGCCCGTTCTAAGTCTTCACTGCGCTGTTTGAGGAGATCGTAGGTTTCGGCGGCGCGATCGACCACAGTCTTGAGTTCGCTCGGATCCCAAGGTTTCGTTATATATTTATAAACTTGGCCGGAGTTAATCGCATCGACGAGATCCTCAACATCCGTGAACCCCGTCAGAATAATCCGAACGGTATCGGGAAACTGAGGAACGGTTTGACTGAGAAATTCGGTTCCCTTCATCTCGGGCATCCGCTGATCGGAGATGATTACGGCGACTTCGCCTTCTTGAGCGAGAACTTCTAAGGCTTCAACCCCACTATCGGCTTTCAAAACACGGAAGTCTCGTCTAAAAGTCCGATACAGTAAATCGAGATTATCCGGTTCGTCATCCACAACCAGCATTTTGGGTTTTTTCCGTCGTTCTATCATCTTCAACTGCCGTATCGCGTTCTTGAGGGTATCATTCATAATCACTCACAATCATCACTTGGGGCAACATCAATCGTCTAAGTTTGATTGAATACAAACACCGAAACCGCCGCCTACCCTTTTTGCTACCTCAGTCTAATTTCTGTCATTTCAAGGATTCTCGATCGTATCCATGTTTAGAGGTCTGCACTCGAGGCGCTTCATGACTTTAGGTGGTTCACTATCCTAATTATTAAGGTTGCCATTTTCGTATTTCCTAACTTTAGCTTAAGCTTGCTCGCCTGCACTCCTCGTGCCTCATTGGGCTGAAGGACAGCGGTAAAGTTGATAAGGAATTCCGACTCGATAAGATTCACCCGATTGCTGAGTACACCGTATTTTTTCCCCCACTTCGAGGGATGGGGGATATTGAGCTTCTATCAGTCCGGGAGCAAAAACCCAGAGAAAGTCCGGTGCAACTGACTGTTCTGATAATAACGCCCAAACGCGCTCGTATCCCTGACTGGAATCGAGAAACAGCCAGTTCGCGGGTGGAGATTTTTGGCCAATCTCCTTTAACGCTAAAGCATAGCTCAATCCGATTGCTATTTCTTGATTATCGCTATATCCCATTGCGATCGCGACTGAGCCGGAAGGTTTATCGAGCGTTTTTGCTACGGGAAGAGGATGATACGGTTTTTGGAAGGCGAGGTTGAAGATAACGAAGAGCGAACTGAGAAAGCTGACGGTGAGGAGGATAATTGACAATCGATTGTGGACAATGGAAAACTTCAAGCGCTCTGGACTGCGAGGAGATTTCTCCGCCTCTGGTGCTGTTGAATTTTGGATTGCTGTGACGCTGGCGGCGAGAAGGGCGCAGAAGGCGGGATAGTAAATGAAGTGATAGCGGGGGGCAATGGTGATATCTTTGCCCAATAGGTAGACGATCGCGAGCAGTTGGAGCAGTACGAGGGCAATGAAGCAGGCGAGGGTGAAGGCATTGTCGCGGGTATCGGGGGCGGCGAGTAGGAGTTTGAAGCCTCGATAGGCTCGAGGCAGAAACCAGCCGAGAAACAGCAGCGTGAAGGCGATCGCGGGAATAACAATGGCAAGGGGCTGGCTTTCTACAGGTGGGGCAACAATCGTTAAGAGCATTGCCATGACCGTTTGCAGCAGCGGAACGATGTGTTGCGGTTTCGGCAACCAGTCGGATTTGGGGCTGCTGAAGTGCGCGATCGCGACGGGCAGCCAGGGAAGGTACAATAGCGGCGGCAGCAGGCTGAAAGGAAGAAGTTGCCAGATTTTGTAATTCGTAGTTCGTAATTCGTAATTCGTAATTGGTAGTCTGTCTTCCCCGTTCTCCTGCTTCTTGCTAATGCGCAACCCGCAGATAACCAGAGTCAGAATTTGAGCGATAAACGCGATCGCGCAAAAGTAGTGAACGTACAGGCTAAGGGTGTGGGTTGCTGCCCATCCTAAAGCCATCCCATACCGCCTCAGCGCCGACTGATGGCTTTTTTGCATTTCCAGCAGGAAAATTAAAGATAGAGCGATGAGGAGAATGGGTAGGGTGTAGTGACGCGCTTCTTGGGATTGGTAGATGCCAAAGGGAGAGACGGCGGCAAAGGCAGCCCCGAACAATCCGGCGCGCGGGGAGAAGGCTTGACGGTTGAGGAGGTAAATGGCTGCGATCGCAGCAGTTCCCCAGATGGCGGGTAGGGCGCGCAATTTCCAGGCTAGCGGCAGATTGAAGGGTTCTAGCCACGTCAGCCACTGGTGCATGGCGCAAAAAAATAGGGGCGGATGCGTCGATTGCGTCGCTAAGTGATGGGCGATTTCGGCGCAGTTTGTTTCGGGCTTTAGCTGGAAAATTGCCGTTAGGCGATCGAGGGGAATAAACTGCCCGGTGGGAATTTCTTCCATGCTTTGCCCCAAGCTGAAAATTGCGGTAAAAATTTCATCCGCCCATAGGGGTTTCGTTGCCAATCGCGCCCACCGCAGCGCTAAACCCATTGCTAAAATTCCAATTACAACGAGCCAGCGGTTATTTTTAGGAGCGCTGCTTCGACTGATAAGTTTGTTGAGAGAGTAGCGAACGCTCATAAGGCGGTTGGGCTTTAAGGTTGCAAAAATTATTGAGATTT
This Oscillatoria sp. FACHB-1406 DNA region includes the following protein-coding sequences:
- a CDS encoding DUF445 family protein, which gives rise to MDWSTLWLIAVPPLAGAIIGYFTNDIAIKMLFRPYKAVYFGKRQLPFTPGLIPRNQNRLAKRISDTIMGSLLTPGELQKLTRRLLQPERVRGALLWLLQLAIAQLEGEKQQRTAKILAEILRDLFAESLPRLLKVWARQENFLEAQIDQVFDRVLLDFQLTDLQARKLSDWLLEVVLPPDKLRQAIIDFLTDRNIQIIDEGFREKSSGTYWVVANLFGLRNTLTRLRSFCLDEKEVSNARLQELILLLEIRDRLRLWLQSLSLQNLPVSTVRQLRQTIRDTARNYLKESGARVLQEVGQSVDWDKIAAILVGRLRNSAALSNSLEIASEELSLVLERYLEQELENLVARVIPILSLDTVITERVIATSPEDLENAIQGIVKSELQAIVNLGGILGFIVGIVQAVILLFN
- a CDS encoding response regulator; this translates as MNDTLKNAIRQLKMIERRKKPKMLVVDDEPDNLDLLYRTFRRDFRVLKADSGVEALEVLAQEGEVAVIISDQRMPEMKGTEFLSQTVPQFPDTVRIILTGFTDVEDLVDAINSGQVYKYITKPWDPSELKTVVDRAAETYDLLKQRSEDLERANQQTDLTTAILEIAQTYDTLEACLEPLAVAAGKRFGADGCVLQLLEEEAPTGAKGIYAVAETPPVALESDPLAKIAIATSEAQMWMNSSATPIPEGAAEAYQAANLHAHLLFPICFQNQLLALLSLQWQQPTEIEQNDLKLMGLCARQLGLTLALARSR
- a CDS encoding glycosyltransferase family 39 protein, with protein sequence MSVRYSLNKLISRSSAPKNNRWLVVIGILAMGLALRWARLATKPLWADEIFTAIFSLGQSMEEIPTGQFIPLDRLTAIFQLKPETNCAEIAHHLATQSTHPPLFFCAMHQWLTWLEPFNLPLAWKLRALPAIWGTAAIAAIYLLNRQAFSPRAGLFGAAFAAVSPFGIYQSQEARHYTLPILLIALSLIFLLEMQKSHQSALRRYGMALGWAATHTLSLYVHYFCAIAFIAQILTLVICGLRISKKQENGEDRLPITNYELRTTNYKIWQLLPFSLLPPLLYLPWLPVAIAHFSSPKSDWLPKPQHIVPLLQTVMAMLLTIVAPPVESQPLAIVIPAIAFTLLFLGWFLPRAYRGFKLLLAAPDTRDNAFTLACFIALVLLQLLAIVYLLGKDITIAPRYHFIYYPAFCALLAASVTAIQNSTAPEAEKSPRSPERLKFSIVHNRLSIILLTVSFLSSLFVIFNLAFQKPYHPLPVAKTLDKPSGSVAIAMGYSDNQEIAIGLSYALALKEIGQKSPPANWLFLDSSQGYERVWALLSEQSVAPDFLWVFAPGLIEAQYPPSLEVGEKIRCTQQSGESYRVGIPYQLYRCPSAQ
- a CDS encoding pentapeptide repeat-containing protein, whose amino-acid sequence is MNAGDLFNRLDFSNQSLRGANLAGAELKGANLRNVDLQGANLQNAVLLYAEAIEADFSSANLQAALIAKAFLNLANLSKTNLRGSDLSASRLVGAELTEADLQEATLIETNLVGANLSRANLSRANLSGADLRGALLEGATLVKMLYSHRTLFDEGLDLTKWGACLLAPRASLRGFNLKGANLSNADLRNADLREANLSRTLLSGTNLERANLTRTNLTDANLADANIADAIFETATYSRKTRFPENFNPQLAGAYLIAAEASLAGVNLSSCDLAGVDLHGANLSRANLSEVDFSGGDLSAANLRRALLNEANCEQSDLRNTDFTEAKLQDCNLSAADLRNADLSRADLTGAVLKGVDLRGADLTGANLLQADLSFADLRDADLTKANLQGANLDGANLRKSELVHVNLEAANLTDADLSESILFRVNLRGANLKGADLRGAELKGAVLMDAYLSETEMKDAIVSDPLLELPAASDS
- a CDS encoding thiazole synthase; the protein is MPVLPTFSPDSTHLATADKPLIIAGRTFRSRLMTGTGKYANIDLMQQSIAASGCEIVTVAVRRVQTKAPGHEGLAEALDWTKIWMLPNTAGCQTAEEAVRVARLGREMAKLLGQEENNFVKLEVIPDPKYLLPDPIGTLEAAEQLVKEGFAVLPYINADPLLAKRLEEAGCVTVMPLGSPIGSGQGIKNAANIQIIVEEARVPVVVDAGIGTPSEAAEAMEMGADALLINSAIALAHNPIAMAKAMGLAAEAGRLAYLSGRIPVKTYASASSPLTGRVSKEL
- the ubiE gene encoding bifunctional demethylmenaquinone methyltransferase/2-methoxy-6-polyprenyl-1,4-benzoquinol methylase UbiE gives rise to the protein MTANVSPQSEDIQALFNRIAPVYDRLNQELSWGLHRIWKQMAANWAEPQPGDRGLDLCCGSGDLALLLARRVGKTGKVIGVDFSAQQLAIARQNAARCFPTPPVEWVESDVLSLPFDSNSFDCATMGYGLRNVVDIPRCLSELHRVLNPGARAAILDFHHPENPVLQTFQQWYLDSVVVPTAQRYQLREEYAYIAPSLDRFVKGSEQEKLARTVGFARATHYPIAGGMMGVLVLEKSEN